A region of Oxyura jamaicensis isolate SHBP4307 breed ruddy duck chromosome 5, BPBGC_Ojam_1.0, whole genome shotgun sequence DNA encodes the following proteins:
- the SLC25A22 gene encoding mitochondrial glutamate carrier 1, translating into MADKQISLPAKLINGGIAGLIGVTCVFPIDLAKTRLQNQQNGQRMYTSMSDCLIKTIRSEGYFGMYRGAAVNLTLVTPEKAIKLAANDFFRHHLSKDGKKLTLLREMLAGCGAGTCQVIVTTPMEMLKIQLQDAGRIAAQKKLMAAQAQLSSSSAARAAEPVVEARPTATQITRELLRSKGIAGLYKGLGATLLRDVPFSIVYFPLFANLNKLGQKDPNVKAPFYVSFLSGCVAGSTAAVAVNPCDVIKTRLQSLQRGVNEDTYSGILDCTKKIWQKEGPMAFLKGAYCRALVIAPLFGIAQVVYFIGIAEFLLDMLPKHRA; encoded by the exons ATGGCTGATAAACAGATCAg TTTACCTGCCAAGCTGATCAATGGAGGGATAGCTGGGCTGATCGGGGTCACCTGCGTATTTCCCATTGACCTGGCAAAAACTCGCCTGCAGAACCAGCAGAATGGCCAGCGGATGTACACCAGCAT GTCTGACTGCCTCATTAAGACAATACGCTCGGAAGGCTACTTCGGCATGTACAGAG GAGCTGCGGTGAACCTGACTCTAGTGACACCAGAGAAGGCTATCAAGCTGGCAGCCAACGATTTCTTCCGGCATCACCTCTCCAAAGATGG GAAGAAGCTGACGCTGCTGAGGGAGATGCTGGCGGGCTGCGGCGCAGGCACCTGCCAGGTGATCGTCACCACTCCCATGGAGATGCTCAAAATCCAGCTGCAGGATGCAGGACGAATTG CGGCCCAGAAGAAGCTGATGGCAGCGCAGGCCCAGCTCTCCTCGTCCTCCGCGGCGCGGGCGGCGGAGCCGGTGGTGGAAGCGCGGCCCACAGCAACGCAGATAaccagggagctgctgcggAGCAAAGGCATCGCGGGGCTCTACAAGGGCCTGGGGGCCACGCTGCTAAG ggatgTGCCGTTCTCCATTGTTTACTTCCCGCTGTTTGCAAACCTGAACAAGCTGGGCCAGAAGGACCCCAACGTCAAGGCCCCGTTCTACGTGTCCTTCCTCTCCGGCTGCGTGGCTGGCAGCACGGCTGCGGTGGCTGTCAACCCGTGCGATG TGATCAAAACACGGCTGCAGTCCTTGCAGAGAGGCGTAAACGAGGACACCTACTCAGGAATCCTGGACTGCACCAA GAAGATCTGGCAGAAGGAAGGACCCATGGCCTTCCTGAAAGGGGCGTACTGCCGAGCCCTGGTCATCGCCCCTCTCTTCGGCATCGCACAAGTCGTCTACTTCATCGGCATCGCCGAGTTCCTCCTGGACATGCTCCCGAAGCACCGGGCCTAG